One stretch of Bombina bombina isolate aBomBom1 chromosome 7, aBomBom1.pri, whole genome shotgun sequence DNA includes these proteins:
- the LOC128666787 gene encoding E3 ubiquitin/ISG15 ligase TRIM25-like has translation MAFADLREELTCSICLSIYTDPVNLSCGHNFCLGCIESVLGTQEGSGVYTCPECRETFNTKPKLQRNITLCNIVRNLHPTQLKKRETGVFCTYCIHSPVPAAKSCLMCEASLCDTHLSVHSKSEEHVLTEPTTSCCNRKCSTHKMLLLYFCTEDAACVCASCSLVGDHRGHQLELLNEASEKKKKKLRDVLQKLTTKREKTEKRVQSLQEHRRGVQEKAAGVTERLTALIRDIRKQLEDLEKRVLSEITRQQEQVLLTISDLIQQLEKEKDELTRKICHIEELCNMTDPLTVLQEQESHRDNFCGAEKGDNEVRQGGDKLVPAGGDLDEGLISVTLYRGLADIVTDIKRGLYMQVTDILLDISTADNNVILSGDLKTASYTDIDQQRPDTPERFTTYSQVLSTRSFSSGRHYWDMKTSNAGHWWVGVCYPSMKRTGRKSGIGDNDKSWCVDSDCALLHNTIETSFDPPLSCDRVGILLDYEAGRLSFYELCDPIRHLHTYTATFTKPLHAAFCLQDAWVRILC, from the coding sequence ATGGCATTTGCTGATCTGAGAGAGGAACTAACCTGCTCTATCTGCCTGAGCATTTATACAGATCCTGTAAATCTCAGCTGTGGCCATAACTTCTGCCTGGGCTGTATTGAGAGTGTGCTGGGTACCCAGGAGGGGTCTGGGGTCTATACCTGTCCTGAGTGCAGAGAAACTTTTAATACAAAACCTAAACTGCAGAGGAACATTACACTATGTAACATAGTGAGAAATCTACATCCTACTCAGCTGAAGAAAAGAGAGACTGGGGTCTTCTGCACTTATTGTATTCACTCTCCTGTACCTGCTGCTAAATCCTGTCTGATGTGTGAGGCTTCTCTGTGTGATACCCACCTGAGTGTACACAGCAAGTCTGAGGAACACGTCTTAACTGAACCCACCACTTCCTGttgtaacagaaaatgctccacccacaagatgctcctattatatttctgcactgaggatgctgcctgtgtCTGTGCGTCCTGCTCCCTGGTCGGAGACCACAGGGGACACCAGttggagctgctgaatgaggcttctgagaagaagaaaaagaaactgagagatGTTCTGCAGAAattgaccacaaagagagagaagactgagaaaagagtccagagtctgcaggagcacaggagaggggtgcaagagaaagcagctggtgtaacagagcgactcactgccctgattagggacatcaggaaacagctggaagatctagagaagcgagtcctgagtgagatcacccggcagcaggagcaggttttactcacaatctctgatctgatccagcagctggaaaaagagaaggacgagctgaccaggaagatttgtcacattgaggagctgtgcaacatgactgacccattaactgtcctacaagaacaggaatcacacagagataacTTTTGTGGGGCTGAGAAGGGAGATAATGAGGTCAGACAGGGAGGGGataaactggttcctgctgggggGGATTTGGATGAGGGTCTGATCTCAGTGACCTTATACAGAGGTTTAGCTGATATTGTGACTGATATAAAGAGAGGGCTCTATATGCAGGTGACAGACATATTACTGGATATAAGCACAGCTGATAATAATGTTATTTTATCAGGTGACCTAAAAACTGCATCTtatacagatatagaccagcagcgACCAgatacaccagagagatttacaacCTATTCTCAGGTATTAAGTACCAGGAGCTTTTCCTCAGGACGGCATTACTGGGATATGAAGACAAGTAATGCAGGGCACTGGTGGGTAGGGGTTTGTTATCCCAGCATGAAGAGGACAGGACGTAAGTCAGGGATAGGAGATAATGACAAGTCCTGGTGCGTTGATAGTGATTGTGCACTGCTACATAATACAATAGAAACCTCATTTgacccccctctatcatgtgacagagtAGGAATACTGCTGGACTATGAGGCTGGGCGTCTGTCCTTTTATGAGCTGTGTGACCCAATCAGACACTTACACACCTACACTGCCACCTTCACTAAGCCTCTTCATGCTGCATTCTGTTTACAagatgcctgggtgagaatcctgtgctag